In a single window of the Halobacteriovorax sp. DA5 genome:
- a CDS encoding acetyl-CoA C-acetyltransferase — MEQRKVCIITGSRIPFARSGTTYQGVSNKELMTAALKGLVDKMNLKGQEVGEVVLGAVSKHAYDFSLARECTIESGLSFHTPATDIQKACGLSLEASNIIAMKIATGQIECGIAGGVDTNSDIPVEFSKKFSDAMSRANYARSTGERVKALLSIRPADLKPSFPAVKEPRTGLSMGQSCELMAQRWHIARKDQDQLAWESHQNAERAYNEGFYNDLVVPFKGLERDGILRANTTVEKMGSLRTAFEKSEKATLTAANSTPLTDGASCVFLCSEEYAKEHNLEVSAYFTTCQSAAVDFIEEEGLLMAPVYAVPKLLKRAGLTLQDFDFYEIHEAFAAQVLCTLKAWEDEEFCKTKLGLDAALGSIDRSKLNVKGGSLALGHPFGATGARIVAGLAKMLQEKGGGRGLISICTAGGMGVVAIVER, encoded by the coding sequence ATGGAACAAAGAAAAGTTTGTATTATCACGGGATCACGTATTCCATTTGCAAGGTCTGGAACGACATATCAAGGTGTATCTAACAAAGAACTTATGACAGCTGCTCTTAAAGGTTTAGTAGATAAGATGAACCTAAAAGGCCAAGAAGTAGGTGAGGTCGTTCTTGGAGCTGTTAGTAAGCATGCTTATGATTTCTCTCTTGCACGTGAGTGTACAATTGAGTCAGGACTTTCTTTTCACACTCCTGCAACTGATATCCAAAAAGCGTGTGGCCTATCACTTGAGGCATCAAATATTATTGCAATGAAAATTGCTACAGGACAAATTGAGTGTGGAATTGCTGGTGGTGTTGATACGAATAGTGATATCCCCGTTGAGTTTTCAAAAAAATTCTCAGATGCTATGAGCCGTGCAAATTATGCTCGCTCAACAGGTGAGCGCGTGAAGGCTTTACTAAGTATTCGCCCGGCCGATCTAAAACCATCTTTCCCTGCGGTTAAGGAGCCTCGCACAGGTCTTTCAATGGGACAAAGTTGTGAGCTTATGGCCCAGCGTTGGCATATTGCTCGTAAGGACCAAGACCAACTTGCGTGGGAGTCTCATCAAAATGCTGAGCGTGCATACAATGAAGGTTTCTATAATGATCTTGTAGTGCCTTTTAAAGGCCTAGAGCGCGATGGAATTCTTAGAGCTAACACTACTGTCGAAAAGATGGGATCTCTTAGGACTGCATTTGAAAAGTCTGAGAAGGCAACTCTTACTGCGGCCAACTCTACTCCTTTAACAGACGGTGCTTCTTGTGTTTTCCTATGTTCAGAAGAATATGCAAAAGAGCATAACCTTGAGGTTTCAGCATACTTTACTACTTGTCAGTCGGCAGCAGTTGATTTCATCGAAGAAGAAGGTCTTTTAATGGCCCCTGTTTATGCAGTTCCTAAGCTCTTAAAGCGTGCAGGACTTACTCTTCAAGATTTTGATTTCTATGAAATTCATGAAGCCTTTGCTGCTCAAGTTCTTTGTACACTGAAAGCTTGGGAAGATGAAGAGTTCTGTAAAACAAAGCTTGGCCTAGATGCAGCGCTTGGGTCAATTGACCGCTCAAAGCTAAACGTTAAAGGTGGCTCTCTTGCTCTTGGACACCCATTTGGTGCAACTGGTGCAAGAATTGTTGCAGGCCTTGCTAAAATGCTTCAAGAAAAAGGCGGCGGACGTGGACTAATCTCAATCTGTACAGCAGGTGGGATGGGCGTTGTTGCTATCGTTGAAAGATAA
- a CDS encoding ABC transporter permease subunit — translation MFNLTLIKNTIEKEVRNKSVIFLFIMTVIVMYLGGVLSNTLQIEIQESGFSTYLATASMTVVIWIISLSAKLVAALISANIFRSDLESGVISQILALPIKRSSYVINRMLGGAVLSFLYLIFILIIGVVILLSNDLVPKGVDFSMVKMVASLIPHFLQILIIMFVSCFFSLFFNKIGTLLLTCFYVLASVGVYTYIKAGNPALSGLNLSSIFGFIFYWMLPRIGEISGLADMLSLGAELNLEIVKSFVFGFVHLVATLGIWGLIFNFIFKRRSF, via the coding sequence ATGTTTAATTTAACGCTTATTAAAAATACAATTGAAAAAGAAGTTCGAAATAAATCAGTAATCTTTCTATTCATTATGACTGTTATTGTAATGTATCTGGGAGGAGTGCTAAGTAATACCCTTCAAATTGAAATTCAAGAATCTGGTTTTAGTACATATCTAGCAACCGCAAGTATGACAGTTGTTATTTGGATTATCAGTCTTAGTGCAAAGCTTGTCGCAGCTCTTATTTCGGCAAATATCTTTCGTAGTGATTTAGAAAGTGGAGTAATTTCTCAAATCTTAGCACTGCCAATTAAGCGCTCTTCATATGTTATCAATCGTATGCTTGGTGGAGCCGTTTTAAGTTTCCTTTATCTGATCTTCATTTTGATAATTGGGGTTGTTATTCTTCTATCAAATGATCTTGTGCCAAAGGGTGTGGATTTCTCAATGGTGAAGATGGTTGCTTCACTAATTCCTCACTTCTTACAGATTTTGATTATTATGTTTGTGAGTTGTTTCTTCAGTTTATTCTTTAATAAAATTGGAACACTTCTACTAACTTGTTTTTATGTTCTGGCATCTGTTGGTGTCTATACTTATATCAAGGCGGGAAATCCAGCTCTTTCGGGGCTAAACCTTTCTTCAATATTCGGTTTTATCTTTTATTGGATGCTTCCAAGAATTGGTGAAATCTCAGGCCTTGCAGATATGCTATCGCTTGGGGCCGAACTTAATTTAGAAATTGTAAAAAGCTTTGTCTTTGGTTTTGTTCACTTAGTGGCAACTCTTGGGATTTGGGGACTAATCTTTAACTTTATTTTTAAAAGAAGATCATTTTAA
- a CDS encoding ABC transporter ATP-binding protein: protein MSVINVENVSKSYRDQKALSDFSLTVEHGDVVALLGPNGAGKTTFVKCMLNLISADSGNISIYDIDSNDPMSRSRLVYLPEKFTFYSYFTVEETLKFFAEFHQVEKSLVKERIQEALGKLSIGELGKKKLSELSKGQMQRVGLCIAIVADKDLIILDEPFSGLDPIGIKDVKDICLELSSKGKTILINSHILSEVEKFAKKVIILNHGQVKAQGPIDEVRGGMSLEDRFYTLIKGTKEESGEVHV from the coding sequence ATGAGCGTAATTAACGTTGAGAATGTCTCTAAAAGTTATAGAGACCAAAAGGCATTATCGGACTTCTCTCTTACTGTAGAACATGGAGATGTCGTTGCTCTTTTAGGGCCAAATGGTGCTGGAAAAACAACTTTTGTAAAGTGTATGCTAAATCTTATAAGTGCAGATAGTGGCAATATTTCGATTTATGATATTGATTCAAATGATCCTATGTCTCGATCTCGCCTGGTTTACTTACCTGAAAAATTTACTTTCTATAGCTACTTCACTGTTGAAGAAACTCTTAAGTTCTTTGCTGAGTTTCACCAAGTTGAAAAGTCTCTTGTAAAAGAAAGAATTCAAGAAGCTTTAGGAAAACTATCAATTGGAGAGTTAGGCAAGAAAAAGCTTAGTGAATTATCAAAAGGCCAAATGCAGCGCGTAGGCTTATGTATTGCTATTGTTGCTGATAAAGATTTGATTATCTTAGACGAGCCATTCTCTGGGCTTGATCCAATCGGTATCAAAGATGTGAAGGATATCTGCCTTGAGCTTTCGAGCAAAGGTAAGACGATCTTAATTAACTCTCATATCCTTTCTGAAGTTGAGAAATTTGCAAAGAAGGTGATTATCTTAAATCACGGTCAAGTTAAGGCCCAGGGGCCTATTGATGAAGTACGTGGTGGTATGTCTCTAGAGGATCGTTTTTATACTCTTATTAAAGGGACTAAAGAGGAAAGTGGGGAAGTTCATGTTTAA
- a CDS encoding acyl-CoA thioesterase: MVGKNSENEPVGELCVRTLTMPCDTNHNGDIFGGWVLSQMDIAGAIYSGKRCNGRTATIAIEAMKFIQPVGVGDILCCYCSTVREGNTSLAVKVEAWVIRKFETERVRVTDGIFTYVAIDENKRPRSINSKTILEK, encoded by the coding sequence ATGGTGGGAAAAAATAGTGAAAATGAACCAGTAGGAGAACTATGTGTTCGCACGCTAACGATGCCTTGTGATACAAATCACAATGGTGATATCTTTGGAGGTTGGGTTCTTTCGCAAATGGATATCGCCGGTGCAATCTATTCTGGAAAGCGCTGTAATGGCCGTACGGCAACTATCGCAATTGAAGCAATGAAATTCATCCAACCAGTAGGAGTTGGGGATATCTTATGCTGTTACTGCTCAACTGTAAGAGAAGGAAATACATCTCTTGCTGTTAAAGTTGAAGCTTGGGTTATTCGCAAGTTTGAAACAGAAAGAGTTAGAGTGACGGATGGAATTTTCACATACGTGGCCATTGATGAAAATAAAAGGCCAAGAAGTATTAACTCAAAAACAATTCTCGAAAAATAA
- a CDS encoding MotA/TolQ/ExbB proton channel family protein, whose amino-acid sequence MLEKKELQLIGQAVVISSVIVAVLNGAYLSGIFPQDGMVSRLLILLGGNFIKGGYIQWLTYMAFFWSISEIKELKAQIKAEKSYFKANLLPTDEKHLLMSDDVIQIGQKVKDFEKKYSKTLLTQLIKNSCAKFRSTKNISEVLEVINIITDLHRDNSETEQSNIRYLLWAIPSLGFIGTVLGISSALMLANSKDMQLITSTLGVAFDTTLVALILSIILMWLFHDLQKATDQFHMKTKEYVIENLVNKIEM is encoded by the coding sequence ATGCTAGAAAAGAAAGAATTGCAACTCATTGGACAAGCTGTTGTTATAAGCAGTGTTATTGTGGCGGTATTAAACGGAGCGTATCTGTCTGGTATTTTTCCACAAGATGGCATGGTCTCAAGATTGCTAATTCTTTTAGGCGGAAATTTCATCAAAGGTGGCTACATTCAGTGGCTAACTTACATGGCATTCTTCTGGTCAATTTCAGAAATAAAAGAACTAAAGGCCCAAATTAAAGCTGAAAAGTCTTATTTTAAGGCCAATCTCCTTCCTACTGATGAAAAACATTTACTCATGTCTGACGATGTCATTCAAATAGGACAAAAAGTTAAGGACTTTGAAAAGAAGTATTCGAAAACTTTACTCACACAGCTCATTAAAAATTCTTGTGCTAAGTTTCGATCAACGAAAAATATTTCCGAAGTTCTAGAGGTCATTAATATTATAACTGACCTACATCGAGACAACTCAGAAACTGAACAGTCTAATATTCGCTATCTCCTATGGGCCATTCCTTCTCTTGGCTTTATTGGTACTGTACTTGGTATCTCAAGTGCTTTAATGTTAGCAAACTCCAAAGACATGCAACTGATTACTTCAACTCTTGGTGTTGCCTTTGATACAACACTTGTTGCACTAATCCTAAGTATCATTCTTATGTGGCTCTTTCACGATTTGCAAAAAGCAACTGATCAATTTCATATGAAAACAAAAGAATATGTAATTGAAAACTTAGTTAATAAGATTGAGATGTAG
- a CDS encoding vWA domain-containing protein has translation MRQRKSIDVFNISFLDLLSGALGAVIILFIVVPKNEAPTTVETPKEVCVDNSQALSQCEKLAQDQKKVIKELTAQITPPQAKPEPKPEPKPTPAPTVKNADVGFNFKGKRVAFLIDVSGSMATDDRIGQVKAGLKMLIASMGKDYYVDIIYFPGKNRSSQYALWGVLQDLRDLKIKEEVYEFLAGLRPLGATPTRAALKYVIDQYPQLTDIVLLSDGSPTKSGRTTSPDSIEDIVRDITDKNRLRKVQINAIGVGATNFSKSSNLYKFLKNLTDANNGFFYGF, from the coding sequence ATGCGCCAAAGAAAGTCCATAGACGTTTTTAATATTTCATTTCTTGATTTACTTTCAGGAGCACTTGGAGCGGTGATTATCCTCTTCATCGTTGTTCCAAAGAATGAAGCACCTACAACAGTAGAAACTCCAAAAGAAGTTTGCGTTGATAATTCACAGGCACTTTCTCAATGTGAAAAGCTTGCTCAGGATCAAAAGAAAGTGATTAAAGAGCTAACAGCTCAAATTACCCCACCGCAGGCCAAGCCAGAACCAAAACCAGAACCAAAACCGACTCCAGCTCCAACGGTTAAGAATGCTGATGTAGGTTTTAATTTCAAAGGCAAGAGAGTGGCCTTTCTCATTGATGTTTCAGGATCAATGGCAACAGATGATCGTATTGGCCAAGTTAAGGCAGGCCTTAAGATGCTTATTGCTTCAATGGGAAAAGACTACTACGTCGATATCATCTACTTTCCAGGAAAGAATCGCAGTTCTCAGTATGCCCTATGGGGCGTTCTCCAAGATCTTAGAGATTTAAAAATCAAAGAAGAAGTCTATGAATTTCTAGCAGGACTTAGGCCACTTGGCGCTACCCCGACAAGAGCGGCCCTAAAATATGTTATCGACCAATATCCACAACTTACAGATATTGTCTTATTAAGTGATGGCTCTCCAACAAAGTCAGGCCGAACAACTTCACCTGATAGTATTGAAGATATTGTTAGGGATATCACCGACAAAAATAGACTTCGAAAAGTCCAAATTAACGCTATTGGTGTGGGGGCCACTAACTTCAGTAAGTCCTCAAATTTATATAAATTCTTAAAGAATTTAACAGATGCCAATAACGGTTTTTTCTATGGCTTCTAA
- a CDS encoding transglycosylase SLT domain-containing protein, with the protein MNMALKPTFRQHIVRVLLRASFSALFFGATLLFTSCAGPMNPFGSDTLSIINDGDTFENLEAFTNILDNHLNFDNVGTSTIGIEFFPKKQNRHAVYDLYIKINSTRGKLNPENIVIFWNGRNITSSFKNNNKVIYEDDQNIIYKINRLSLPARLETDIKIGYQYRGEIRSLYRYEEPSCKQFTTANNNTTITTTDPFNVKDSFIDLVKNEAKKVHTNPSMLLGIIAQESGFNYRSVSSAKAIGLTQVTDAASQHVVKKYDKWKVDKRIEKLPYGLVKFMVRSGKINQRNDWRLNRKKSVIGGLEYIEYLKKYWRGNIDLVQKSYPKIKDLKSFEKSQLFTDLILASYNSGPFRVKSQLIKLETNWRNSDRLQEAKNYINRVNSYCYHFTQNDTQGVINEDQAINL; encoded by the coding sequence ATGAACATGGCACTTAAACCAACATTTCGTCAGCACATTGTCAGAGTCTTGTTAAGAGCAAGCTTTTCGGCACTCTTTTTTGGAGCGACTCTCCTGTTCACTTCATGTGCTGGGCCAATGAACCCATTCGGAAGTGACACTCTTTCAATAATTAATGATGGGGATACATTCGAAAATCTCGAGGCCTTTACTAATATCTTAGATAACCATTTAAATTTTGATAATGTTGGAACAAGTACAATTGGAATTGAGTTCTTTCCTAAAAAACAAAATCGTCATGCTGTTTATGATCTTTATATTAAGATAAATTCTACTCGTGGAAAATTGAATCCAGAAAATATCGTTATCTTTTGGAATGGAAGAAATATTACTTCAAGCTTTAAAAATAATAATAAAGTTATCTATGAAGACGATCAAAATATCATCTATAAAATCAATCGCCTGAGTCTTCCAGCAAGACTTGAAACCGATATTAAAATTGGTTACCAATATCGTGGAGAAATTCGCTCTCTATACCGTTATGAAGAACCATCATGTAAGCAATTTACAACAGCAAATAACAACACAACAATTACAACAACAGATCCATTCAATGTTAAGGATAGCTTCATTGATCTTGTAAAAAATGAAGCTAAAAAAGTTCATACAAACCCTTCAATGCTACTTGGAATTATTGCCCAAGAATCAGGGTTTAACTATCGTTCAGTAAGTTCTGCAAAAGCAATTGGGCTTACACAAGTAACAGATGCAGCAAGCCAGCACGTTGTTAAGAAATACGATAAGTGGAAGGTTGATAAGAGAATTGAAAAGCTTCCATATGGACTTGTAAAATTCATGGTTAGGTCAGGAAAGATTAATCAAAGAAATGACTGGCGACTTAATCGTAAGAAGTCAGTTATTGGTGGCCTTGAGTATATTGAATATTTAAAGAAGTACTGGCGTGGAAATATCGATCTTGTACAAAAGTCATATCCAAAAATCAAAGACCTTAAATCATTTGAGAAAAGCCAACTTTTCACAGACCTAATTCTTGCCAGCTATAACTCTGGCCCATTTAGAGTTAAGTCACAACTAATCAAATTAGAAACAAATTGGCGTAACTCTGATCGCCTACAAGAAGCAAAGAATTATATTAATCGCGTAAATAGTTATTGTTATCACTTTACTCAAAATGACACACAAGGAGTCATCAATGAAGATCAAGCCATTAATCTTTAA
- a CDS encoding PilZ domain-containing protein codes for MKIKPLIFNIYAFVFIAIAVSIPIQVMFLYGHGATDIGAIWSKMTVFNFMVMASCFLNAYFSFTAQDDIKWSFPLSIGFVCLNNSIVLVYGNDFEAASVILSTFAYILMTSYFILSHETNVINSPAAQWWKTAIRYQAPLPTKVSSTDIPINLGETFDISRTGAYISYNTPTQKDIFNCGDTFTFNIGTDLELKAKVVRKSNAVGRYPEGMGVQFVELGVSERLQLEKLLTSLRQSVDEENMDSDNDYEEYNKAA; via the coding sequence ATGAAGATCAAGCCATTAATCTTTAATATTTATGCATTTGTATTTATTGCAATTGCAGTTAGTATCCCAATTCAGGTCATGTTCCTTTATGGTCATGGTGCAACTGATATTGGTGCCATCTGGTCGAAAATGACAGTCTTTAACTTTATGGTTATGGCCTCTTGTTTTCTAAATGCGTACTTTTCATTTACAGCGCAAGATGACATCAAGTGGAGCTTTCCATTATCGATTGGCTTTGTTTGTTTAAATAACTCGATTGTCCTAGTTTATGGAAATGACTTTGAAGCAGCTTCAGTTATTCTATCAACTTTTGCATATATCCTAATGACTTCATATTTTATTCTTAGTCATGAAACGAATGTTATTAATTCTCCTGCTGCTCAGTGGTGGAAAACAGCAATTCGTTACCAAGCACCACTACCAACAAAGGTATCATCAACTGATATTCCAATTAATCTTGGAGAAACTTTTGATATCTCAAGAACAGGTGCTTATATTTCGTATAATACGCCAACTCAAAAAGATATCTTCAATTGTGGAGACACTTTTACTTTTAATATCGGAACAGATTTAGAACTAAAGGCCAAGGTCGTTAGAAAATCGAATGCTGTTGGACGCTACCCAGAAGGAATGGGGGTACAATTTGTTGAGCTTGGAGTTAGCGAAAGACTTCAATTAGAGAAGCTTTTAACAAGCCTTAGACAAAGTGTAGATGAAGAAAATATGGATAGTGATAACGATTACGAAGAGTATAATAAGGCCGCTTAG
- a CDS encoding endonuclease I family protein yields MLRTTLIILATSLTMAQAINLKGHGDTKTQIDQAKFRKRLSDLMKKGKRTLYYKEARLYLFNNIYAYNKSGSDNKFLKDLYCGNEYENNVDIQLDSENLPDGNIINTEHTWPKSRFFDYGETVEHGKNEYDDMVADMHHLFPTDSFVNSMRASYHYGEVDDNKLQDCGESKFGKNKKYPNMPLFEPPNEVKGDIARGLFYFAVMYELPIDDREEAFLRAWDKLDPIDEFEKFRNDEVEKYQGNRNPFIDYPELIELLTDI; encoded by the coding sequence ATGTTACGTACCACTCTAATAATTTTAGCAACATCACTCACTATGGCCCAGGCAATAAACCTCAAAGGCCACGGTGATACGAAAACACAAATCGATCAAGCAAAATTCAGAAAGCGTCTTTCTGATTTGATGAAAAAAGGAAAGAGAACTCTTTATTATAAAGAAGCACGTCTTTACCTTTTTAATAATATCTACGCCTATAATAAATCTGGATCCGATAATAAGTTTCTAAAAGACCTTTACTGCGGAAATGAGTACGAAAATAATGTCGATATTCAATTAGACTCTGAAAACCTACCTGATGGTAATATCATCAACACTGAGCATACATGGCCGAAGTCTCGATTCTTTGACTATGGTGAAACTGTTGAACACGGTAAGAACGAATACGATGATATGGTTGCGGATATGCACCACCTTTTCCCAACAGACTCTTTTGTTAATAGTATGAGGGCCTCATATCACTACGGTGAAGTTGACGACAATAAACTTCAAGACTGTGGTGAATCTAAATTTGGAAAGAATAAGAAGTATCCAAATATGCCGCTTTTTGAACCACCTAATGAAGTAAAGGGTGATATCGCTCGTGGACTATTCTACTTTGCAGTAATGTATGAGCTTCCAATTGATGATCGTGAAGAAGCATTCTTAAGAGCTTGGGACAAGTTAGATCCTATCGATGAATTTGAGAAGTTTAGAAATGATGAAGTTGAGAAGTATCAGGGCAACCGAAATCCATTTATCGATTACCCTGAATTAATTGAACTACTGACGGACATTTAA
- a CDS encoding thioredoxin domain-containing protein — MSKRITIPLLFACVALFLASCQSKQSASDLQKTLEENPQILTEVMKKNPQLFMETLQKMASQMREKALEDRNKKEQEILEAAFKDPIEVEKHSEDLIIGNPNAKVVIYEYSDFQCPFCYRALETVKQVLDEYKDDVAFVYRHLPIDSIHPNARLAAKYYEAIRIEYGQKAFDFHETILKNQNKIRHGEKYFLSLIKEMKLDIGKIKELVNSKRVENKIAADVASANKLGFSGTPGFVVAGVPVKGAYPYSHFKMILDRRLNGNSKDPASEMAAKIK; from the coding sequence ATGTCTAAGCGTATAACCATTCCACTTCTCTTTGCCTGCGTGGCACTTTTTTTAGCGTCATGTCAGTCGAAGCAATCGGCGAGCGATCTGCAAAAAACTCTTGAGGAAAATCCGCAGATTTTAACTGAAGTGATGAAGAAGAACCCGCAATTGTTTATGGAAACACTTCAGAAGATGGCATCTCAAATGAGAGAGAAGGCCCTTGAAGATCGCAATAAGAAAGAACAGGAAATCTTAGAGGCCGCATTTAAAGACCCTATTGAAGTCGAAAAGCATAGTGAAGATTTAATCATTGGTAATCCTAATGCGAAAGTGGTTATTTATGAATACTCTGATTTTCAGTGTCCATTCTGTTATCGTGCCCTTGAGACAGTAAAACAAGTTCTTGATGAGTATAAAGATGATGTGGCCTTTGTCTATCGCCACCTGCCAATTGATTCAATTCATCCAAATGCAAGATTGGCCGCAAAATACTATGAAGCAATTAGAATTGAATATGGCCAAAAGGCCTTCGATTTTCATGAAACAATTTTAAAGAATCAAAATAAGATTCGTCATGGTGAAAAATATTTCCTTAGTTTAATTAAAGAAATGAAATTAGATATTGGGAAAATTAAGGAATTAGTAAACTCAAAACGTGTCGAGAATAAGATTGCTGCGGACGTAGCAAGTGCAAATAAATTGGGCTTTAGTGGCACTCCTGGTTTTGTTGTGGCCGGTGTCCCTGTTAAAGGCGCATACCCATATTCTCATTTCAAAATGATCTTAGATCGTCGTTTAAATGGAAACTCTAAGGATCCAGCTAGCGAGATGGCAGCGAAGATCAAGTAA
- a CDS encoding response regulator transcription factor: MDKILLVEDDVSLGKGILDFLKMEGFDTTWAQTLEEARKIDLKGFNLIIQDWMLPDGQGIDFLKEIRSNNNNTPMIILTAKTDLIDKVVGLESGANDYMTKPFESRELLARIRVQLRIGDQGATAKDLDTKGVLTLGKLKIDNDTREVTWDGNLVELTKMEFDFLKLLVENPNRALSRDEILNKVWGYECYPSTRTVDTHVLQLRQKFNENLIETVRGIGYKLRPQFAQ; encoded by the coding sequence ATGGATAAGATTCTATTAGTTGAAGATGATGTTTCACTAGGTAAGGGAATTCTTGATTTTCTTAAAATGGAAGGCTTTGATACGACGTGGGCACAAACTTTAGAAGAAGCAAGAAAGATTGATTTAAAAGGTTTTAATCTTATTATCCAAGATTGGATGCTTCCAGATGGACAGGGGATTGATTTTCTAAAAGAGATTCGTTCTAACAATAATAATACACCTATGATTATTCTTACTGCTAAGACTGATCTGATTGATAAAGTTGTTGGCCTTGAGTCAGGGGCAAACGACTATATGACTAAACCATTTGAGTCTCGTGAACTACTTGCTCGTATTCGTGTGCAACTTCGTATTGGAGATCAAGGAGCTACAGCTAAGGATCTTGATACTAAAGGTGTTTTAACTCTTGGAAAACTTAAGATTGATAATGATACAAGAGAAGTTACTTGGGATGGAAACTTAGTCGAACTAACTAAAATGGAGTTTGATTTCCTAAAGCTTCTTGTGGAAAATCCAAATCGCGCTCTATCTCGTGATGAGATTTTAAATAAGGTTTGGGGTTATGAGTGTTATCCATCAACTCGTACCGTAGATACACACGTTCTTCAATTACGTCAGAAATTTAATGAAAATTTAATTGAAACGGTTCGAGGTATCGGCTATAAGCTGCGTCCACAATTTGCTCAATAA